From one Arcobacter sp. CECT 8986 genomic stretch:
- the trmA gene encoding tRNA (uridine(54)-C5)-methyltransferase TrmA translates to MDCTYFGKCGSCTLFNKSYEEQLLFKLNREKQRFSDLTNLEFDVIKSEEKNFRNRAEFRIWKSFDENNNPIISYAMNDFDKNALIINECQIVSNHIKEIMPKLLDEIQNSDVLKTKLFACEFLNSTKEDMLVTLIYHRKLEENWVQEAKELEEKLNIKIIGRSRKQKIVLSEDFIKEELSIDKAPFYFEYKEGGFTQPNTNVNVKMIEWVLSNLETLETDLCELYCGGGNFTIPLSKKFNKVLATEISKTSIKSALKNCELNSINNIDFIRMSSEEFVEALKEKREFRRLKDVDLKSYNFSTVFVDPPRAGLDETTTNLIKDFDKIIYISCNPETLHRDLIELTKTHKIEKFAIFDQFSYTMHIESGVILNKI, encoded by the coding sequence ATGGATTGTACATATTTTGGTAAATGTGGTAGTTGTACTTTATTTAATAAGTCATATGAAGAACAACTTTTATTTAAACTAAATAGAGAAAAACAAAGATTTAGTGATTTAACAAATTTAGAATTTGATGTAATAAAAAGTGAAGAAAAAAACTTTAGAAATAGAGCTGAATTTAGAATATGGAAGAGTTTTGATGAAAACAATAATCCAATTATCTCTTATGCAATGAATGATTTTGATAAAAATGCTTTGATAATTAATGAATGTCAAATAGTTAGTAACCATATTAAAGAGATTATGCCAAAGCTTTTAGATGAGATTCAAAATAGTGATGTACTAAAAACTAAACTTTTCGCATGTGAATTTTTAAACTCAACAAAAGAAGATATGTTAGTTACTTTAATCTATCATAGAAAGCTTGAAGAAAATTGGGTACAAGAAGCAAAAGAGCTTGAAGAAAAATTAAATATTAAAATAATTGGAAGAAGCAGAAAACAAAAAATTGTTTTAAGTGAAGATTTTATAAAAGAAGAACTAAGTATAGATAAAGCACCTTTTTATTTTGAATATAAAGAGGGAGGATTTACTCAACCAAATACAAATGTAAATGTGAAAATGATTGAGTGGGTTTTATCAAATCTTGAAACTTTAGAAACTGATTTATGTGAGTTATACTGTGGTGGAGGTAACTTTACAATTCCTTTATCGAAAAAATTCAATAAAGTTTTAGCAACTGAGATATCAAAAACATCAATTAAATCTGCATTAAAAAACTGTGAATTAAATTCAATTAATAATATTGATTTTATAAGAATGAGTAGTGAAGAGTTTGTTGAAGCACTAAAAGAAAAAAGAGAGTTTAGAAGACTTAAAGATGTTGATTTAAAATCTTATAATTTTTCAACAGTTTTTGTAGATCCTCCAAGAGCTGGACTTGATGAAACGACTACAAATCTTATAAAAGATTTTGACAAAATTATTTATATTTCATGTAATCCTGAAACTCTACATAGAGATTTAATAGAGTTAACAAAAACACATAAAATTGAAAAATTTGCTATTTTTGACCAGTTTTCTTACACTATGCATATAGAAAGTGGTGTAATCTTAAACAAAATTTAA
- a CDS encoding flagellin N-terminal helical domain-containing protein, which yields MRINTNTASLMAQEANTNTNKKLTTSLEKLSSGLRINKASDDASGLAIADKLRTQASSLGQSISNGNSAVSLTQIADKAMAEQSNILDTVKTKLIQASTDTTSDEGRKSIEKDIKKLLEQLNNIASQTNYNGTALLQADMGPAGTGARTSLTFQMGETANDTIATTAGVQANTSGLGLTNIVTEVSNSTAVAAGTARGYLTTVDSAIDKLNSWRADYGSTQNQLESAIRNQMTQQTNIKAAESVIRDVDYAQESATFNKQNIISQAGTFAMSQANNVQQNILRLLQ from the coding sequence ATGAGAATTAATACAAATACTGCTTCTTTAATGGCACAAGAAGCAAACACAAACACTAATAAAAAACTTACTACTTCTTTAGAGAAGTTAAGTTCAGGTCTTAGAATCAACAAAGCAAGTGATGATGCATCAGGTCTTGCAATTGCTGATAAATTAAGAACTCAAGCTAGTTCTTTAGGACAGTCAATTTCAAATGGTAACTCAGCAGTATCTTTAACACAAATTGCTGATAAAGCGATGGCTGAACAATCTAATATTTTAGATACGGTTAAAACAAAACTAATTCAAGCTTCAACTGATACTACTTCTGATGAAGGTAGAAAATCAATTGAAAAAGACATAAAAAAACTATTAGAACAATTAAATAATATTGCTAGTCAAACAAACTATAATGGTACAGCACTATTACAAGCAGATATGGGACCTGCAGGTACTGGGGCAAGAACTTCACTTACATTTCAAATGGGTGAGACTGCAAATGATACTATTGCTACAACTGCTGGTGTTCAAGCTAATACAAGTGGTTTAGGATTAACTAATATTGTAACTGAAGTTTCTAACTCAACAGCAGTTGCAGCAGGAACAGCAAGAGGTTATTTAACAACAGTTGATAGTGCGATTGATAAATTAAATAGTTGGAGAGCGGACTACGGTTCTACTCAAAACCAATTAGAATCAGCTATTAGAAACCAAATGACTCAACAAACAAATATTAAAGCAGCAGAATCTGTAATTAGAGATGTTGATTACGCTCAAGAGAGTGCTACATTTAATAAACAAAATATTATCTCTCAAGCAGGTACATTTGCCATGAGTCAAGCTAATAATGTACAACAAAATATATTAAGATTGTTACAATAG
- a CDS encoding ankyrin repeat domain-containing protein produces the protein MLNLFKQNVTESFQKELLKNYINIEKVQKLIDDGANIHKLNDKGQTLLFPLVKKRRIESIRVLIKNGIDVNHEDNFGKTVLSEAVERGDGVMIRFLIDNGASLNYVNSSGRTLLQDVALEENHRVFDILMAYKPDLNIVDTYGRTVLFDAVEGGNLKIIREVLNNIQDPNIVDEHGQSALFYAVLKESPEVAKFLVMNGVDIHITDDNRENVLFNAVVMGASNIEIIEILLEKGIKLNIKNINNETILDEILTILSLLKDPKQNVEGRYKFVNKSRDYMKLTSVLIEHGLAVNRVDSSGKTVLYKEVERENYDTIDFLLESGADINAEDKEGRTVLFEAIFGGMKNISMIEYLLIKGADVDHRDIQEKTIIDELCEIILVQGNYKRASSRRYLNIDDEEDYFALLKRMISYRPRLNRPRSNGRTVIFDIITYNNLDLVKLLFSAGIDPNVMDENGNTPLTLLVDNGLKAKKIRDKEQFLERLVYLLKFRIDVNVRDKEGRTVYHKAVIADDIEVVEKLLSKKANLNIKDNQGRSVLHHTQWKGNYKIARLLIAAGADINAVDYAGFSVLNYAAIFGHTKLVIILIASGVLMYNYTKKSRSVAKFFKEREKNLAKLLEGNITDPKMISAIKQVIRNLRLEIHDALK, from the coding sequence ATGTTGAACTTATTTAAACAAAATGTTACAGAGAGTTTTCAAAAAGAATTACTTAAAAATTATATAAATATAGAAAAAGTTCAAAAATTAATTGATGATGGCGCAAATATTCATAAACTAAATGACAAAGGACAGACTCTGCTCTTTCCTTTGGTTAAAAAAAGAAGAATTGAATCTATTAGAGTTCTAATAAAAAATGGAATTGATGTAAATCATGAAGATAACTTCGGGAAAACTGTTTTAAGTGAAGCAGTTGAACGTGGTGATGGAGTAATGATTCGATTCTTAATTGATAATGGAGCTTCTTTAAATTATGTAAACTCTTCTGGGCGAACTCTTTTACAAGATGTTGCTTTAGAAGAAAATCACCGTGTTTTCGATATTTTGATGGCTTATAAACCAGATTTAAATATTGTGGATACTTATGGAAGAACTGTTTTATTTGATGCAGTTGAAGGTGGAAATCTAAAAATCATAAGAGAAGTTTTAAATAATATACAAGATCCAAATATAGTAGATGAACATGGTCAATCAGCGCTATTTTATGCAGTATTAAAAGAATCTCCTGAAGTTGCAAAATTCTTAGTTATGAATGGTGTAGATATACATATAACTGATGATAATAGAGAAAATGTTTTATTTAACGCAGTTGTAATGGGTGCTTCTAATATTGAAATAATTGAAATTTTATTAGAAAAAGGTATTAAACTAAATATTAAAAATATAAATAATGAAACTATTTTAGATGAGATATTAACAATCCTTTCACTTTTAAAAGACCCAAAACAAAATGTTGAGGGAAGGTACAAGTTTGTTAATAAATCAAGAGACTACATGAAATTAACAAGTGTTTTAATAGAACATGGACTTGCTGTAAATAGAGTAGATAGTAGTGGAAAAACTGTTTTATACAAAGAAGTAGAAAGAGAAAACTACGATACTATTGATTTTTTACTTGAATCGGGTGCTGATATAAATGCTGAAGATAAAGAGGGAAGAACTGTATTATTTGAAGCAATATTTGGTGGAATGAAAAATATCTCTATGATTGAATATCTTTTGATAAAAGGTGCAGATGTTGACCATCGAGATATTCAAGAAAAAACTATTATTGATGAGTTATGTGAGATAATATTAGTTCAAGGAAATTATAAAAGAGCAAGTTCTAGACGATATTTAAATATTGATGATGAAGAGGACTATTTTGCATTACTAAAAAGAATGATAAGTTATAGACCAAGACTTAATAGACCTCGTTCAAATGGAAGAACAGTAATCTTTGATATAATTACTTATAATAATTTAGATTTAGTAAAACTTTTATTTAGTGCAGGTATAGATCCAAATGTAATGGATGAAAATGGAAATACACCATTAACACTACTTGTTGATAATGGTCTAAAAGCTAAAAAGATTAGAGATAAAGAGCAGTTTTTAGAAAGATTAGTCTATTTATTAAAATTTAGAATTGATGTGAATGTTAGAGATAAAGAAGGTCGAACTGTATATCACAAAGCAGTAATTGCTGATGATATAGAAGTAGTAGAAAAACTTTTATCAAAAAAAGCAAATCTAAATATAAAAGATAATCAAGGACGAAGTGTTTTACACCATACGCAATGGAAAGGTAATTATAAAATTGCAAGATTGTTAATAGCAGCTGGGGCTGATATTAACGCTGTTGATTATGCAGGTTTTTCAGTACTAAATTATGCTGCAATCTTTGGACACACAAAATTAGTAATTATTTTAATTGCTTCAGGTGTATTGATGTATAACTACACAAAAAAAAGTCGTTCTGTTGCAAAATTTTTTAAAGAAAGAGAAAAAAATTTAGCAAAACTTTTAGAAGGAAATATCACTGATCCTAAAATGATTAGTGCAATAAAACAAGTAATAAGAAATCTAAGATTAGAAATACATGACGCGTTAAAATAG
- a CDS encoding helicase-related protein — protein sequence MKDTWQKQLQNLLNCDLKSQFPLARSLNRKLKFFVGPTNSGKTHSAMTQLKKANSGLYLAPLRLLALEGYEDLKASNLNATLITGEEQIFDEDAAHVCSTIEMIDYDLDVDVAIIDEIQMLDDDERGWAWVNAIIGCPAKQIIMTGSVNALDAVKKIAKYLDEELEVVKFQRKNELHLMERYTSLKELKPHTALIAFSRTDVLRLKQKLQKYHKVSVIYGNLSPEVRRDEARRFREGQSDILIATDAIAMGLNLPIKTILFTTHRKFDGVSRRTININEIVQIAGRAGRYGFHEEGFLGATSKDTLKHLQKEYDKPIRTIKAPFKVKISAPQLEGLSSHIKTNSLEKVLKFFNENMYFDGPFVASNIGSMIEAAKILDKKNNLKMEEKYMLSQAPITIKSTIILQAYDAYIAAIIKNRVVRYKPSITLPKKALTYRDLLLVEDEVKKISLYLWLSYKLPDLFPDNVKASITRATFNNFIEKSLKSNLIDDRRNNNKNFETKKFRKYRKRF from the coding sequence ATGAAAGATACTTGGCAAAAACAATTACAAAACCTATTAAATTGTGATTTGAAATCACAATTTCCATTAGCAAGAAGTTTAAATAGAAAACTTAAATTTTTTGTTGGTCCTACAAATTCTGGTAAAACACATAGTGCAATGACACAACTAAAAAAAGCAAATAGTGGATTATATTTAGCTCCACTAAGATTATTAGCACTTGAAGGTTATGAAGATTTAAAAGCATCAAATTTAAATGCAACACTAATCACAGGTGAAGAACAAATCTTTGATGAAGATGCAGCACATGTGTGCTCAACAATAGAGATGATTGATTATGATTTAGATGTTGATGTTGCAATAATTGATGAAATTCAGATGCTTGATGATGATGAAAGAGGTTGGGCTTGGGTAAATGCAATTATAGGTTGTCCTGCAAAACAAATTATTATGACAGGTTCAGTAAATGCACTAGATGCAGTAAAAAAGATTGCAAAATATTTAGATGAAGAGTTAGAAGTTGTAAAATTTCAAAGAAAAAATGAACTTCATCTTATGGAAAGATATACATCATTAAAAGAGTTAAAACCTCATACTGCTTTAATCGCTTTTAGTAGAACAGATGTATTAAGATTAAAACAAAAGCTTCAAAAATATCATAAAGTATCAGTTATTTATGGTAACTTATCTCCAGAAGTAAGAAGAGATGAAGCAAGAAGATTTAGAGAAGGGCAAAGTGATATTTTAATTGCAACTGATGCAATTGCAATGGGATTAAATTTACCAATTAAAACTATATTATTTACAACTCATAGAAAATTTGACGGAGTTTCAAGAAGAACTATAAATATTAATGAAATAGTTCAAATAGCAGGAAGAGCAGGAAGATATGGTTTCCATGAAGAGGGATTTTTAGGTGCAACTTCAAAAGATACTTTAAAACATCTACAAAAAGAGTATGATAAACCAATTAGAACAATTAAAGCACCATTTAAAGTTAAAATAAGTGCACCACAATTAGAAGGTTTAAGCTCTCATATTAAGACAAATTCACTTGAAAAAGTTCTTAAGTTCTTTAATGAAAATATGTATTTTGATGGTCCTTTTGTTGCTTCAAATATTGGGTCAATGATAGAGGCTGCAAAAATTCTTGATAAAAAAAATAACTTAAAAATGGAAGAGAAGTATATGCTTTCTCAAGCTCCAATTACTATAAAATCAACAATAATCTTGCAAGCATATGATGCATATATTGCAGCTATTATAAAAAATAGAGTTGTAAGATATAAGCCTTCAATTACTCTACCTAAAAAAGCTCTAACATATCGAGATTTACTACTTGTAGAAGATGAAGTTAAAAAAATATCTTTATATCTTTGGCTATCTTATAAACTACCAGACTTGTTTCCTGATAATGTAAAAGCAAGTATTACAAGAGCAACTTTCAATAACTTTATTGAGAAATCTTTGAAGTCAAACTTAATTGATGACAGAAGAAATAATAATAAAAATTTTGAAACAAAAAAATTTAGAAAATATAGAAAAAGATTTTAA
- a CDS encoding flagellin N-terminal helical domain-containing protein has product MRINTNVASLQAQESAISINNKLSSSLEKLSTSLRINKASDDGAGLAIADKLRTQAHAINQSISNGNSAISLTQIADKAMGEQSRILNTVKIKLIQSATDSTSAEGKKSVEKDINILLNQLNGIASQTSYAGTSLLQAGSSDTNARSSLIFQVGENAADTISTNSGIQSNTSGLGLSNLKTEVANSSVITANLARTYTSAIDSAIDKLNSWRAEYGSTQIQLESAVRNQMTQKTNILNAESVIRDVDYAQESTNFNKQNIIAQAGTYAITQANAIQQNVSRLLQ; this is encoded by the coding sequence ATGAGAATAAATACGAATGTAGCCTCCTTGCAAGCGCAAGAAAGTGCAATAAGTATAAATAATAAATTAAGTAGCTCTTTAGAAAAATTAAGTACAAGTTTAAGGATTAACAAAGCTAGTGACGATGGGGCAGGATTAGCAATAGCTGATAAACTGAGGACACAAGCACATGCTATTAATCAATCAATTTCAAATGGTAATTCAGCTATATCTTTAACTCAAATTGCAGATAAAGCAATGGGTGAGCAATCGCGTATTTTGAATACTGTTAAAATCAAACTGATTCAATCAGCAACTGATTCTACATCAGCAGAAGGTAAAAAATCAGTTGAAAAAGATATTAACATTTTACTAAATCAATTAAATGGAATTGCTTCTCAAACAAGTTATGCTGGTACATCACTATTGCAAGCTGGTTCTTCAGATACTAATGCAAGAAGTTCTTTAATATTTCAAGTTGGCGAAAATGCAGCAGATACAATTTCTACAAATTCTGGGATTCAGTCTAATACTTCTGGATTAGGATTATCAAATCTTAAAACTGAAGTTGCAAACTCAAGTGTAATCACAGCAAATTTGGCGAGGACTTATACTTCTGCAATTGATAGTGCCATTGATAAACTAAATAGCTGGAGAGCTGAATATGGGTCTACTCAAATTCAGTTAGAATCAGCAGTTAGAAATCAAATGACACAAAAAACTAATATATTAAATGCAGAATCAGTAATTAGAGATGTTGATTATGCGCAAGAGAGTACAAATTTTAATAAACAAAATATTATTGCTCAAGCTGGTACTTATGCAATAACTCAAGCAAATGCTATACAGCAAAATGTTTCGAGGTTATTACAATAA
- a CDS encoding flagellin: protein MRINTNVASLQAQESATLTSNNLNSSLEKLSSGLRINKASDDASGLAIADKLRTQASSIGQSISNGNSAVALTQIADKAMAEQSSILDTIKTKLVQASTDTTSDEGRKSIEKDVNKLLDQLNNIASQTNYNGTKLLQADTGTGSRSSLTFQMGETSGDTIATTAGVQANTSGLGLTSIKTEVSNSTAVTAATARTYLSTVDSAIDKLNGWRADYGSTQNQLESAVRNQMTQKTNILNAESVIRDVDYAQESSNFNKQNIISQAGTYAMSQANASQQNVLRLLQ, encoded by the coding sequence ATGAGAATTAATACAAACGTTGCTTCTTTACAAGCACAAGAAAGCGCAACATTAACAAGTAATAACTTAAACAGCTCTTTAGAGAAATTAAGTTCAGGTTTAAGAATTAATAAAGCAAGTGATGATGCATCAGGTTTAGCAATTGCTGATAAATTAAGAACTCAAGCTAGTTCAATTGGTCAATCAATTTCTAATGGTAACTCAGCAGTTGCATTAACACAAATTGCTGATAAAGCGATGGCAGAACAATCTAGTATTTTAGATACTATTAAAACAAAACTTGTTCAAGCTTCAACTGATACTACTTCTGATGAAGGTAGAAAATCAATTGAAAAAGATGTTAATAAATTGTTAGATCAATTAAATAATATTGCTAGTCAAACAAATTATAATGGTACTAAACTATTACAAGCAGATACAGGTACTGGTTCAAGAAGTTCACTTACATTCCAAATGGGTGAAACAAGTGGTGATACTATTGCTACAACTGCTGGTGTTCAAGCTAATACAAGTGGATTAGGGTTGACTTCTATTAAAACTGAAGTTTCTAACTCAACAGCAGTTACAGCAGCAACTGCAAGAACGTATTTATCTACAGTTGATAGTGCGATTGATAAATTAAATGGATGGAGAGCAGACTACGGTTCTACTCAAAACCAATTAGAATCAGCAGTAAGAAACCAAATGACGCAAAAAACAAACATCTTAAATGCAGAATCTGTAATTAGAGATGTTGATTATGCACAAGAGAGTTCAAATTTTAATAAACAAAATATAATCTCTCAAGCTGGTACTTATGCAATGAGTCAAGCTAATGCATCACAACAAAACGTTCTTAGACTACTTCAATAG
- the glmU gene encoding bifunctional UDP-N-acetylglucosamine diphosphorylase/glucosamine-1-phosphate N-acetyltransferase GlmU, whose protein sequence is MNKLSIIILAAGAGTRMKSSTPKVLHKISGKPMLYYSIKEASKLSDDITVVLYHQASKVKEEVEKYFKNINFVIQDHENYPGTGGAVMNIEPKYKKTLVLNADMPLIQSKELEKFNVDATIVMSVLNLKDANGYGRVIIKDDKVVKIVEQKDANEDELKVNTANAGVYLFDTKFLKEYLPKLSNDNAQKEYYITDLVEFAINDNKVLKPLSVNEENFKGVNSKYELSQAEIIHQNRIKKEFMQNGVIMRLPDTIYIEEGVQIEGESILENGVSLLGSAKIINSIVKTNSVVEDSILDNSDVGPMARIRPNSHLKDTHVGNFVETKKAKLNSVKAGHLSYLGDCEIDEGTNIGAGTITCNYDGVNKHKTIIGKNVFIGSDTQLVAPVTIEDDVILAAGTCVTKNIKKGSLAINRAPMKIIKDYFYKFFKK, encoded by the coding sequence ATGAATAAATTATCAATTATAATACTTGCAGCAGGTGCAGGTACAAGAATGAAGTCTTCAACACCAAAAGTTTTACATAAAATTTCTGGTAAACCAATGCTTTATTACTCTATAAAAGAGGCTTCAAAATTAAGTGATGATATTACAGTTGTTTTATATCATCAAGCTTCAAAAGTAAAAGAAGAAGTAGAAAAATATTTTAAAAATATAAATTTTGTAATTCAAGACCATGAAAACTATCCAGGAACTGGTGGGGCAGTTATGAATATAGAACCAAAGTATAAAAAAACATTGGTTTTAAATGCTGATATGCCATTAATTCAGTCAAAAGAGCTAGAAAAATTTAATGTAGATGCAACTATTGTAATGTCTGTTTTAAATTTAAAAGATGCAAATGGATATGGAAGAGTAATAATAAAAGATGACAAAGTTGTAAAAATTGTAGAACAAAAAGATGCAAATGAGGATGAATTAAAAGTAAATACGGCAAATGCTGGAGTTTATCTTTTTGATACAAAATTTTTAAAAGAGTATTTACCAAAATTATCAAATGATAACGCTCAAAAAGAGTACTATATTACTGATTTAGTAGAGTTTGCAATAAATGATAACAAAGTATTAAAACCTTTAAGTGTAAATGAAGAGAATTTTAAAGGTGTAAATTCAAAATATGAATTATCTCAAGCTGAAATAATTCATCAAAATAGAATAAAAAAAGAGTTTATGCAAAATGGTGTGATTATGAGGCTGCCTGATACTATTTATATTGAAGAGGGTGTACAAATAGAAGGTGAATCAATACTTGAAAATGGTGTTAGTTTACTAGGTAGTGCAAAAATAATCAACTCTATTGTAAAAACAAATTCAGTAGTAGAAGATTCTATTTTAGATAATTCAGATGTTGGTCCAATGGCAAGAATTAGACCAAATAGCCATTTAAAAGATACACATGTTGGAAATTTTGTAGAGACTAAAAAAGCTAAATTAAATAGCGTAAAAGCAGGACATCTTTCTTATCTTGGTGATTGTGAAATTGATGAAGGTACAAATATAGGTGCAGGAACAATTACATGTAACTATGATGGTGTTAATAAACATAAAACAATAATTGGTAAAAATGTATTTATTGGTTCTGATACTCAACTTGTTGCTCCTGTAACTATTGAAGATGATGTTATTTTAGCAGCAGGAACTTGTGTAACAAAAAATATAAAAAAAGGTTCACTTGCAATAAATAGAGCACCTATGAAAATAATAAAAGATTATTTTTATAAATTCTTCAAAAAGTAA
- a CDS encoding flagellin → MRINTNVASLQAQESSTLTNSRLNSSLEKLSSGLRINKASDDASGLAIADKLRTQASSIGQSISNGNSAVSLTQIADKAMAEQSNILDTVKTKLIQASTDTTSDEGRKSIEKDINKLLDQLNNIASQTNYNGTKLLQADTGTGSRSALTFQMGETSADTISTTAGVQANTSGLGLTSIVTEVSNSTAVAAGTARGYLATVDSAIDKLNGWRADYGSTQNQLESAIRNQMTQKTNILNAESVIRDVDYAQESANFNKQNIIAQAGTYAMSQANAVQQNVTRLLQ, encoded by the coding sequence ATGAGAATTAATACAAACGTTGCTTCTTTACAAGCACAAGAATCTTCAACATTAACAAATAGCAGATTAAACAGTTCATTAGAAAAATTAAGTTCAGGTCTTAGAATCAACAAAGCAAGTGATGATGCATCAGGTCTTGCAATTGCTGATAAATTAAGAACTCAAGCTAGTTCAATTGGACAATCAATTTCTAATGGTAACTCAGCAGTATCTTTAACACAAATTGCTGATAAAGCGATGGCTGAACAATCTAATATTTTAGATACAGTTAAAACAAAACTAATTCAAGCTTCAACTGATACTACTTCTGATGAAGGTAGAAAATCAATTGAAAAAGATATTAATAAATTATTAGATCAGTTAAATAATATTGCTAGTCAAACAAACTATAATGGTACTAAACTATTACAAGCAGATACAGGTACTGGTTCAAGAAGTGCACTTACATTCCAAATGGGTGAAACAAGTGCCGATACTATATCTACAACTGCTGGTGTTCAAGCTAATACAAGTGGTTTAGGATTAACAAGTATTGTAACTGAAGTTTCTAACTCAACAGCAGTTGCAGCAGGAACAGCAAGAGGTTATTTAGCTACAGTTGATAGCGCGATTGATAAATTAAATGGATGGAGAGCAGACTACGGTTCTACTCAAAACCAGTTAGAATCAGCTATTAGAAATCAAATGACACAAAAAACAAACATCTTAAATGCAGAATCTGTAATTAGAGATGTGGATTACGCTCAAGAGAGTGCAAACTTTAATAAACAAAATATTATTGCTCAAGCTGGTACTTATGCAATGAGTCAAGCTAATGCAGTACAACAAAATGTTACAAGACTTTTACAATAA
- the coaBC gene encoding bifunctional phosphopantothenoylcysteine decarboxylase/phosphopantothenate--cysteine ligase CoaBC, with the protein MLLKNKKILVAVTGSIAIYKALELIRLYIKAGAVVKVIMTDSAKKFINPITFEAISQNRVLEENSESWDKSSDYNHIDIGKWADIFVIAPASANTINKISNGIADNLLTQTVLAYPKTKILSPAANTNMIINPITQNSIKNLKLANFKIVHTQIKELACKDVGDGAMAEPQEIFYETARELLKDEYWSNREVVLSGGGTIEKIDDVRYISNFSSGKMASSLSLALYLKGANVTLVSTRGYENLPNSINVIPVQSSLDMYESLVSAINIAKNKMNNNRKAYLFMVAAVSDYLPLNKEEGKLKKEFIGNSWDLKLKQNIDILNTLEKSEIISIGFKAETDETVAFENAQNMLVNKNLDGVCLNVLNEENTFGSNNNKIELILKDKSFSFSASKLELSSELLNYLENEFNEY; encoded by the coding sequence ATGCTATTAAAAAATAAAAAAATTTTAGTTGCAGTTACTGGTTCTATTGCTATTTATAAAGCTTTAGAGTTAATTAGATTATATATAAAAGCAGGAGCAGTTGTAAAAGTTATTATGACTGATTCTGCAAAAAAATTTATAAATCCCATAACATTTGAAGCAATTTCTCAAAATAGAGTTCTTGAAGAAAATAGTGAATCTTGGGATAAAAGTAGTGATTATAATCACATTGATATAGGAAAATGGGCAGATATTTTTGTAATTGCTCCAGCAAGTGCAAATACAATAAATAAAATAAGTAATGGAATTGCTGATAATTTATTAACTCAAACAGTATTAGCTTATCCTAAAACAAAAATTCTTTCGCCAGCTGCAAATACAAATATGATTATTAATCCTATAACTCAAAATAGTATAAAAAATCTAAAACTTGCAAACTTTAAAATTGTACATACTCAAATAAAAGAGTTAGCTTGTAAAGATGTTGGTGATGGAGCAATGGCAGAACCACAAGAGATTTTTTATGAAACAGCAAGAGAACTTTTAAAAGATGAATATTGGAGTAATAGAGAAGTTGTTTTAAGTGGTGGAGGAACAATAGAAAAAATTGATGATGTTAGATATATCTCAAACTTTTCATCAGGTAAAATGGCATCTTCATTAAGCCTTGCATTATATTTAAAAGGTGCAAATGTTACTTTAGTATCAACAAGAGGATATGAAAATTTACCAAACTCTATAAATGTAATTCCTGTTCAAAGCAGTTTAGATATGTATGAGTCTTTAGTAAGTGCAATAAATATTGCCAAAAATAAGATGAATAACAACAGAAAAGCTTATTTATTTATGGTTGCTGCTGTAAGTGATTATCTTCCTTTAAATAAAGAAGAGGGCAAATTAAAAAAAGAGTTTATTGGAAACTCTTGGGATTTGAAATTAAAGCAAAATATTGATATTTTAAATACTTTAGAAAAAAGTGAGATTATCTCAATTGGATTTAAAGCAGAAACAGATGAAACTGTTGCTTTTGAAAATGCACAAAATATGTTAGTAAATAAAAATTTAGATGGTGTATGTTTAAATGTATTAAATGAAGAGAATACATTTGGTTCAAATAATAATAAAATAGAGTTGATTTTAAAAGACAAATCATTCTCTTTTTCTGCTTCTAAACTTGAGTTGTCTAGTGAACTTTTAAATTATTTAGAAAATGAGTTTAATGAGTATTAA